The Ailuropoda melanoleuca isolate Jingjing chromosome 4, ASM200744v2, whole genome shotgun sequence region tttcagctttattgagggcAGATTAGTTGAAGTCTGGACGCTGCGTTTCAATACGCGTTGTACACGGGTCGACAATGTGGGCATTGTTGGCTACTGTGTGTGAACTCATTCAAAATATACACTTTTTAACACCAAACCGAGTCCTGTCTAAATATACACAGTGCTCAGGGGAAAGACGTCTCTGACCCCGACAAATCTGCGTAAATCACACTTCCATAGTTACAGAAGCCTCACAAAGGGAGGCCCGGCTAAAGATGCTGATTACATCTTCTTAAAAGCAACATACCTTAGAATAAATATCCATACCGGCCCTGggtcggggtggggtgggggggctgcagtggccagaggaagggagggctcTCTCTATTCTATGGGCCTTTTGGGGTCTGTTTTAGGCTTGTCAAGTTACTTTGCTTAGataaattagttttattattttttctttacaatatgAGCAAACACGCAATGTTCAGGCCTATCCGCTTCTTTGGAGAAGCCTCCAAAGTTTGAGTGTCCTTCTGGGGCTGGTAGGCAGGTCCAGGGCTCCTCGGAGTAGGAGTAATGGTCTTGTCAGGGGTCTCCAGAGGGTTCCAGACTTCTCAGCTCCCAGGGAGACACAGCTGAAGTCTGGGGGGAAACAAAGAGATGTCTTgcttttcaagataaaaataagtGTACTGTTATTTgtactgatatttaaaaatacagggcAATAGGGGAAATCAAGTTTCCTTGACCAGGGGCAGAGTAAAGCAAAGCGGGTGGAATCCAATGCAGACGGAATTGGGGTAAATGTGGCGATGGTCACCCACGGGACAGACCAGAGCAGCTTGGGACACCCTGGGTTCTGGGCTCAGGCTCTCAGGCGTCAGATGCCCCCCCAAAATCCAGGATCCCAGGAGCAGCAGACAGGGTCAGCTTGTGGTGGGCCCCATGatctcatctcttctttcttcctcgcCACTATTAGTGCTCACATAGGCAGAAAGAGGCGGCCCGACGTGCACACCATGTGCAAACCGTGCCTGCTTGGCCGGCCCTCGGCCTCTCCTTGAGGACTGGCCTTAGACCTTCATGTGGCCTGGGGAGCCTCTTACTTCCCAACAAAATCCCCCCTTTAATTGCTCATCCCATTCAACAACTCTCTGTCCATGGCCTTTTGAATTTCTGGATCAACTtctctggggaagagggaagaaggagctcagagacagagagagaggggggagaaagagagagagagataaagaggggGAAGTGGCGAGATTAAGagttgcaaagattaaaaaaaatctctttctcccccttctccctctctccctcctctcccccttccccccactctggCTAAGTGGTAAAACCGTCCTTACGTTCTCGGTATTGATTGGCAGGGCTGACAGTGATTGGCAGCGGTTGCCGTGGCAACGCCACAACGACACGCCGCAGACCAATAGAAAAGCGAAACAAAATGTTTCAATGCTGCACTCACTGTGGATTTAGGGGAGATATTATGAGGCTGTTGTCATTAGGGCGATTGCTGTGGAATCGCTGAATCTTGACTCGGCGGTGGTTGGCTctcgctcttctctctctctctctccctctccctctctctgtctcggGTTCTCTCTCTGCGCGCGCGCACCGGGccgctctccttcctccctctctatgTGGCTgcgcgggtgtgtgtgtgtgtggatgtgtgtggggtgtgggtgTCCCTTacgcccttcctcctccccctcctcctcctcctgttcccccctcctttccttctcctcctcccccctctcctctccctcctcctggtcctcatcgcccctctcctcctcttcctcccctctctcttcctctccctgaattttctcctctcctctcaggTCAGTCCATGGTATTCCGCTCCCCCCTAGACCTCTATTCCTCCCACTTCTTGTTGCCAAACTTCGCCGATCCTCATCACCGCTCCCTACTTCTGGCGAGTAGCGGCGGCGGGAACGgtgcgggcggcggcggcggcgcgggcNNNNNNNNNNNNNNNNNNNNNNNNNNNNNNNNNNNNNNNNNNNNNNNNNNNNNNNNNNNNNNNNNNNNNNNNNNNNNNNNNNNNNNNNNNNNNNNNNNNNCGGGAGGCGGCGGTGCTGGCGGAgcaggcggcggcggcagcggcggcggctcCAGGGCCCCCCCGGAAGAGTTGTCCATGTTCCAGCTGCCCACCCTCAACTTCTCGCCGGAGCAGGTGGCCAGCGTCTGCGAGACGCTGGAGGAGACGGGCGACATCGAGCGGCTGGGCCGCTTCCTCTGGTCGCTGCCCGTGGCCCCCGGGGCGTGCGAGGCCATCAACAAGCACGAGTCGATCCTGCGCGCGCGCGCCGTGGTCGCCTTCCACACGGGCAACTTCCGCGACCTCTACCACATCCTGGAGAACCACAAGTTCACCAAGGAGTCTCACGGCAAGCTGCAGGCCATGTGGCTGGAGGCGCACTACCAGGAGGCCGAGAAGCTGCGCGGCCGCCCGCTCGGCCCGGTGGACAAGTACCGCGTGCGCAAGAAGTTCCCGCTGCCGCGCACCATCTGGGACGGCGAGCAGAAGACGCATTGCTTCAAGGAGCGGACTCGGAGCCTGCTGCGGGAGTGGTACCTGCAGGACCCCTACCCCAACCCCAGCAAGAAACGCGAACTGGCGCAGGCCACCGGCCTCACTCCCACACAA contains the following coding sequences:
- the SIX3 gene encoding homeobox protein SIX3 isoform X2 gives rise to the protein MFQLPTLNFSPEQVASVCETLEETGDIERLGRFLWSLPVAPGACEAINKHESILRARAVVAFHTGNFRDLYHILENHKFTKESHGKLQAMWLEAHYQEAEKLRGRPLGPVDKYRVRKKFPLPRTIWDGEQKTHCFKERTRSLLREWYLQDPYPNPSKKRELAQATGLTPTQVGNWFKNRRQRDRAAAAKNRLQHQAIGPSGMRSLAEPGCPTHGSAESPSTAASPTTSVSSLTERADTGTSILSDKHGFSFRFPRTRHPTCMTIYLYLGKYSL
- the SIX3 gene encoding homeobox protein SIX3 isoform X1, which gives rise to MNIYPPLLPAPGFPYLSAGQSMVFRSPLDLYSSHFLLPNFADPHHRSLLLASSGGGNGAGGGGGAGXXXXXXXXXXXXXXXXXXXXXXXXXXXXXXXXXXGGGGAGGAGGGGSGGGSRAPPEELSMFQLPTLNFSPEQVASVCETLEETGDIERLGRFLWSLPVAPGACEAINKHESILRARAVVAFHTGNFRDLYHILENHKFTKESHGKLQAMWLEAHYQEAEKLRGRPLGPVDKYRVRKKFPLPRTIWDGEQKTHCFKERTRSLLREWYLQDPYPNPSKKRELAQATGLTPTQVGNWFKNRRQRDRAAAAKNRLQHQAIGPSGMRSLAEPGCPTHGSAESPSTAASPTTSVSSLTERADTGTSILSVTSSDSECDV